tataattaaattaagtaTTAATTAGAAAACAGTAGAAAAAAGTTAATATAAATTTCTTTGACCATTTCTTTAGTTGGTTCATCTCGttagtatacatatatattatatataactaATTGACAACTTCTGTATATTTGATTAGCGACTATAACTATTTTTGCAGATCGCCAAATGTGTAACTTTCCCAAAGTGTTATATTAGTACATGCTAAAAGAGCCAAAAGTTTAAATTCATGCTAACTTGTATATAATTATCCTATTGATACATTGGATTTGTATAGGTTTTGAAAAATTCCTAAATATATAAatctaaaatttgtatatacttatttttttttgtatattggaAAGCGAATTATACCAACAGAAATAtccataacaaaaaaaattatagttatGAAGCGTAATTAAACAAAGTGTACCTAAGGAGCATAGGCAGTACAAAAAGTGTCTATTCCTCAATTTTTCTCCAGCCCGCTGTTCCTGTTCTAAGAAAAGCCTTATAACTAATGGGCCTAGGCCCAAAATTTGGATCAACTCTATTGGGCCTAACCCAATGAGTGCAGCTTTCAAGCCCATTTCAAATCCAATTATTGATATCTCTAACACTTCCCTCTTCGCTGTCCTCTCTTTCTCTCAGCAATCGTGGTGGCCTAGGGTTTTTTTCTCTCTCGCGTTCTTCACTAGGGTTTCAGGTTTCTCCTTGCTTCAGTCTTCACTCATATAGATCTGTTAATGTTATCTTGATAGGTTGAATTTTGCGGTTCCGCCAATCCTAATTTTGTTAAAAATTTCATATAATTGATGAAATAGTATTCGTTTTATTGAAATCGAACATCTTACGGGAAATCTTAGTAGCTCAGTTGGTTGGCTAATTGAATTTTCACCTTGTAGTTTGATTCCCCCACAGTGTAATCTCCTTTTCCATGTGAAAAACAATATTTTGTCTTAAGGTAGTAGTTTATGGTTTGTGTTTGTATATAGTGTTTTTTCGAACTCTTCAATTAATGCCTTTCTTGTTATTATTTTGAattcttttattattgtatTTCCTTTTCATACTTATATGCTTTACTTGAGCTGAGTGTCTATCTGAAACAGGCTTTCTACCTTAACAAGGTAGTGGCTACGCTGTGTATGCACCACCCTTTAAAGCAGTTTTAATAGTATTCCAAAGTGCATAGTATTTTTAACAGAGAATAATTGATGATGGAGTTTAATTCTTAAATCACTAGCAGTAAAACTTTTTTTTACCCCTCGGGGTGGCCCAGTGGTTTGAGCTTGGGACTCCcatgttggaggtctcaagttcgaaacccCTTGCTAGCGAAAGCAAGGGGTATGCCTTCTGGGTCTAGCTCGTTGCACCGGGCTTGCCTAGTTCGGGTTACCTCTCTTGTGTGGTTTGCGAGCTATTGTATAGGAGCGGGGGTTTTACCTTGTGCGCCCCAAAGGTAGTGGCTGCGGGTTTTCCttgtcatcaaaacatcttttgTTTTTTACACTTTCATACAACTTTATCTTACTATGATTGTCGTGCTCGAATTGGACCTGGCCGTGCCCTTTAGTGAAAGTCGGGCTCAATGAGGAAtgtgcatagcgggagctttagtgtaCGGGACTACCTTGCCCTACCCTCTTTCATACAATTGTATCTTACTATGACGGTCGTGCTCGTATTGGACCTGGCCGAGCCCTTTTGGGTCGTTGGGCTCATGCGACGCCAGTGTCAATGAAGAATGTGCATAGCGGAAGCTTTAGTGCATGGGACTGCCCTGCCCTTTTTCCTACAACTGTATCTTACCGTTTTTAGTGAAATAGGAGAAACAGATTGTTGCAGATATCGCAATCATCAGTGTATACACCTTAAATCTTTAATAATTCAAGCCTACTATACAGTGCTACCAAGAAAACAGAGTTGAAAATTCAGATGATTTTGGCAAATTCCTGACACAGTACCATTCAATTTCTTATACATGCCTTGTGAATatgtaagttttttttaatatatgtcTGACTGAAATGAATATTCTTTTATAGGTTATTATTCCGAGATGTCAAGAGTGTATGTTGGAAATCTTGATCCTAGGGTCACTGAAAGAGAACTAGAAGATGAATTCCGTGTGTTTGGAGTTATAAGAAGGTAAAGCAAATTCTACACTAAATTTGCATTTGTAATCTGTATGCATTGACGACCTCTTATATATAGGATGTGCAGTTTTATTTTGTAATTGGCTGTTGAGTTCTTATAGAGTAGAGCAAGTAAATATTTAGTTTACAACTAACCTGTTGTCATCCGTTCTTCATTGCTTGCATTCCTTCTCAGTTCGTGAATGAACCATGCACTAACAATCTGAGATGGAGGAGCATTTAAGTCTTATTTTGTATCAGATAGAAGATAATGCCATCCTAACTTGCTGTGTACACCTGTTTCTCTAAAGCAGTATTTAGATGTAATGATCGTAAGCTGTACTTTGAGcacattattttcttatattcatgACTGACTTTTGCCGGAAGTTTCTAGCAAAATGGATCTGGTATAAGATATCCGTGCTTTTGTTGCTCTTTGATCTGTTGAAACTCTGcctttatattttgttttgaattCTTAAAAAAATCTACACTGATTATTGAATGTCAAATAAAGTGACATGTTGAGGTTTAAATCAAAGGGATGGGATATAAATTCAGCTACTAAGAAGTAAGAACATTGGTAGCACTTCAGTAAAACTAGGGGCTATTTCATTTATGGAATTTGACTCCTTGtttttccatctttcttttctaTAATGTCTTCTGATTGGCACATAGAActcttgatgaaaaaaaatcaaaatgctTGCAGTGTTTGGGTTGCAAGACGCCCACCTggttatgcttttattgattttgatgaCCGAAGAGATGCACAAGACGCAATCAGGGATCTGGATGGTATGGTCCCTTACTCATGCATATGGTTGAACCTTCTGAAGGGGTTCTTATCTTATTTTATGGCCATGCAATATCTAGCCTTTTCTGGCGTTTaatctttttcaaaatattttgcagcttgataataaattttattttcttgctcTATACATTAGCGTCTGTAAAGTCTGGAAAATATGTCAAATACTGAAGCTGTTCTCTTCCTGATACAATAAACAGGTAAGAATGGATGGAGAGTTGAGCTCTCACATAATTCTAGAGGAGAAAGGGGTGGGGGCCGTGGCGGAGGTCGTGGTCGCTCAGGCTCTGATTTGAAGTGCTACGAGTGTGGCGAGTCTGGTCATTTTGCTCGTGAATGCAGAGTGCGGGGAGGTCCAGGTCCTGGAAAACGTAGAAGTCGTAGCCCTCCTAGATATCGGAGGAGCCCAAGTTATGGTCGCAGGTCAGAAGAGAATTTTTCAAATATACAGTAAGACATGACATTCGCACGTACTCCCTCGTAATGCCCTTTTTGTAACAGGAGTTATAGTCCTCGTGGACGTTCCCCCAGACGCCGAAGCGTATCACCTCGTGGCCGTAGCTATAGCCGATCTCCATACCGTGGAAGAGATGAAGTTCCTTATTCCAATGGGTGAGTTTCCCAACTCTGGGACCATTTATTGTGTGATCTTTGTTGATTGggcattctttttttttagtgtttATACCTGATTAAAGTTGGCCGTTTCTAGAGAATgtgcatatatacacatacacacacatTATGATTTGTCTCTTGGATCTTTATCTGAATTATTTTGTATCTGTTTGGTGCTTCATGCATTGGTTCATGTAGCTTGTGTATTGGCCGTGTTGCTACCTACCTACTTGTTATGGGTTTTCGATTTTGGGACATTGTCTGGTCTCATGCTATACaaatatgtttgtttatttgttCTTTCATATTGATAATGAATCTTATCAATGTTCTTGTTTCCGTCGTCTTTCTTCTGCTTTGTAATGCAGAAATGGCCTCAGGGACCGAATCAGAAGCAGGAGCTGATCGGAAAAGATGATTACTTTGTCTCATTCAGGAGTTTTTGGATGTGTGTGTTACTATGCTTGACTTAATCGCAGCTGTGTAAGTGAGGCCATGCCCTCAACTTCAACGGCTTTAATTTTCGTGTGATATTATAAGTgtgttttttaatttcttcactTTTTCCCCTTTTAAGAACCATTATCTTAGCGACTTAGACCTTTTGTACTTTATGGCATCTATTATCTTTAGAAAAGAAATATCCTAAAGAGTGCTGCTAAAAATTTACTTTTGTTTTCTTGTGTCGAGGTGTCTTCACGGTACTGCTTCGTTGGTTTTCTGCTCCCACACTCTGTGGTTTCGTTCTTCACTGCCCTGCTGTGGGATCTTCAATTTCAAAGATTGTGGATCCCAGCTAGCTACATCACTAGATGCTTCTGTTTGATTGAATCTCTGCGGCTATGACACGCCTCACCTCAAAGTGTAGTGGTATATAAAAAGTAGATATTAAGGATGATGAATGGCATCACAGTCATATGGCAGGTACCTAATCTGTTACAGAGAGGTTGAGGAACTTACACTCTCGTTTAACAATTGATCACCAGCTAGCTACATCCCTAGATGCTTCTGTTTGATTGAATCTCTGCAGCTATGACACGCCTCACCTCAAAGTGTAGTGGTATATAAAAAGTAGATATTAAGGATGATGAACGGCATCGCAGTCATATGGCAGGTACCTAATCTGTTACAGAGAGGTTGAGGAACTCACGTTCTCGTTTAACAATTGATCACCACATCAGCAAGGTCATTGGGCCAGTATCTGAAAGCTTACTCATGGAAGTTCATGGCATCAAGTGTTGCATGTAACATCCTAGGTCCTGTGATTTCCTTTGCTTTTATTCTCTGCTTCTAGCCTCTTTTCTTTGTGTTcccttttaaaatcaattatcTGCTTCTCTTTTTATGCcgttttaaacttttttttttcggTGCCTTTTCCTTTCATCCTATTCTTAAtcaaaatcttatttttttccatCATCACCTCCCCGTCATTGGTGGAgaagttaaaaaaatttcatcaaaatattgccACACGGGTGACtaataaattttcagatttaaaCTTCTCTGTACTTCTCCATACAAATTTAGATGTTTTCCTTTTTATAAAGTGACCTCGCAGCCTATTAAATTTCCGAATTTTGAAAGATTTGAATCGAGACTCAAGTGATGCCAAGTAAAGACCTGTGTTACACTTTGCTTCCTTTTTTGAACTACTTTCATTTTATCTTTAACTTTGTAATGTATTGCGAAATCTGTTTCTCTATTTTGCTTTCAGTAGGAGACAAAAATGGTTTATGATTTTCCTGCTGTGAGACTTGTAGTTTTCAATTAAGTGTTCTCATTGCTTTAATATTCTAGAAAAAGGGTGAATTTCTTGGGAGAGTGTACATCAATCTTCATTTGAATCACCTATATTAGATTGGTTCATTGCATATTAGCAGGAACCAATGTACTTGTTGCTCTGCCTTTGATCAAAGAGTCTGCTCTTACCCCACGGGAACATCATTGAGCTGACCTGCTTCATGCCCGATTTTGTTCTTCCACAACACCTGCTGCTTGATTTTGCTAGCTTCAAGTCGTTAAAGTGCCTCTTTTTGACCTCCTTCGTCTTCTCAAATTGCCTGCTTGCTACAGCGTTGATTGCATACTAAGATCTATTTTGTAGTCAAATATCTTGAAACTTTCAAAGAATTTTACCTTCTAATTGTGTTTTACTACTTATGCCGATCATATCAGTCATAAGGTTTGTGTTTATATTTCACACCTATTTTCGATGGTCAGATTTTCTGTTTTGGAAAAGGGGGAGGGTTGCTTTCTATTTCCCATTGATTCCCCTTTTTATGCTTGAAATATAAGAATTAGGTTTCTCAACAATGCAATATATGTTTGTTTCTCATTGGATATCTGTGAATTGTGATGCAGTACTTCTTAACTTGCTAGTTAGGGGTGTTTCTGATTTGGTTTGGgtcgattttttttattaaaatcaaatcaaatataatacCCATCCATTGGTTTGGTTTAACTCTTCGAATTTTATTCATTGTTATTTTCTCTCATTCATTTCTCCCCCTACAATTAGGAATGGATTGTTCTTTTCTTTGAATAAATGAGGTAAGATTCATGACTACGTGAATTTAAGTTGTAAAgctcaaataaaattttgatgatAATGTATATAAagcatttattattatattaattatttagaatTGATGTGAGTCGTTGATCAACGTCAAAAGTATGTGCACTAATCAATTGGTTGGTATTGTTGTTTGAACTCGTTTGGACAAATTTGTAGAAAGCtaaaaatgtttattttgaaaaagttgAATTATTTACCTTagtttttagaaagaaaaaaaatgtttttaagtAGTAGTAGAAGTAGAAATAGTTTTTTAGAATCTAAAAGGTAATATTTCTACGAAGAACTTTTGGAACATTTATTCAAGTCCAAAGTACTACTTTAGTATTGAGGAGAGTGATTTTTAAATTGATTAGTAAAATATAgattgttattttttaaaagtatttttctaaaaaaataataattttaaaaataaacggTTTAAAATTTTTGTTCAAATAGAATATAAGtcaacattaaaacatttatttatgTATCTCACACAATTAAGTAGTTACATTGTACTTCGTATGACACTCCTGTGGCTATTATTTTAATGTTAGGTTATGCTAAAGTCACTTTTCCAAATTATCAGAATGAAAGGAAAATGTTAGTAATAATACTTTGATTgggtatattattaatttattatgaCGAATTGCCTTCAAAGAAAAAAGACGAAGCTCAACTCCATATAAAGTTTTTTACTAGCTCGATCATTATTACTTACTTCCTTTATATCTCATACTAGATATATAAGGTCATATTAGCACGaattcaatatatattatttattggtattaatttatgtgacacaaatagaatttagagtgataattgattttttaaatgttAACATTTTAAGTTGTtgattattgtaatttatagtatttttgtgttatttaaaaataatagatGTTGATCTCcccgtctcaatttatgtgacactaaTGAAAATTTTAGAGTACTCAcgatttttatatgttttttaaattattaattattgtgatctataaatttttatataatttttaaataatatatgttactccttTTGTCCTAATTTATGAGGTGTTAATAgaattttgagagttaattATGCAATTGTTTTATAtgttctttaaatattttaggttattaattattgtgatttatattgcttttttgtagtttttaaatatataacactaaaaaaaagacaaacaaattgaatcGAAGAGATTGAATTTTCAGAAATATCTTCGGTTAGAAGCAGATCATGTCGAGGAATAATTGTCTGCTTCTAGCCTCTTTTATATAGTAGTAATATAGTACATTCCTATGTTCCAatatatgttttaattttttttagtcaattttaaaaagaataacatattaatatataaagtaataaattaattttaaaattattattttattcttaataaaattatttatagtgATACAaacatttatgatttatttttagatcaggaatttaaaaaaattctttattttttaaatttcatattaaGTCAAATTACATTACATAGAATGAAAGTGAGCAGTTTTTCTCATTACCCCACTCCCAACCCATTGGTCCTCGTCGGCCCGGCCCCAATGAAAGGCAGACAACAATTCATGCCCTAGACCTATGTACTTTAATTCTCATTATTTGGAGCATGAATAACATTTtttctgttttaatttatttttgatctattttaatttgacgtagaatttaaaaaagtaattttttttaattttttagttttaaattaaaaaaatgccATATGtagttaaatatttattaattttgtggtcttaaacatatCTTATAAAAAATTGTCATTCTTTCGAAAtggattaaaaaataaaagtatatcaaaaaaattaaaaaaaacagagtataatataatagtccaatatatatatatatatacacatacatatTAGGTAAACCAATTGAATATGTGCGACTTTAGCTTTGTTAGCATGTAAAGAAAATAGgttttaatttttgaagttaagttagaccttttttttttttttttttttttgacattcTATGTTTAAGTCTCATAGATTGCCACCTATTATTAGAGAAAACAATTTTAAGTGTTTTGCTATGAAAAAGAATTAAGATTTTATGTAATAAGGAAAcaaattgaaaatataataagtaaataaaattaatagtaTACTTTTTACTCTATTTATCCGCTTAAAGCTTTTAAATGTTAAGGATAATAGTGctatcttttatatttttatatttattaccaACTGAgtgtttattatatttttgttatcatgctatttttttgttgttaattTCTTTCCTGAATGCCTTATACTGTTTTTCTTATTAGttatcatatttatttattttttcataattactTTGATTTGTTGCACTCGAGATGATGTCCTtcgaaacaacctctctatttcCATAAGATAGGAATAAGGTCTGTGTAGACTTTACCTTCTCCCAATTCTATTTTTATGAGATTTCACAGAGTATGTTATCGTAAAAATATAAGATTAACCAAATAATTTTTGTGACAAATAGGAAATGTCAAATTAAGGTTCAATccaacatttttttaattttttttttgtatatttgtgTGGCCAAACCGTGTAACTTCTCTCACAATTTATTAACTCTTTCCCATCTTTCCTTCTCTCTATATAAGAGACATCCTAAGCTTAATTCATTCATAAATCCACATAACTCTCTCCAACACAAAAAACTAAAAGCTACTCTTCTTAGCAAAAATACTTAGCCATGAAAACACACAATTGGTCACTATTAAAGTCACTCATGAGCAAAGCAACCATGAAGATTACTTTTCTACTTGGCTCTAAAATACACAAATGGAAATTAACTTCAAGAATCCTTAGTTTTCAAAGGAAGCATCCTGTGAAGTTATTCAAGAAGTGTAAGATCTCTCTATACGATGCAATTCACGACATAGATGATCAAGTTGAACAACAAGAGGGTCCTTCTACACGTTGTATTCGAAGAATCAGAAGTACTATTAATCGCAATGATGTCAgttatgatgataatgatgaagACGATGTTAATAAGAGAGCAGAAGTGTTTATTGCTAATTTTAGAAGACAACTTAGATTGGAAAGACAAATATCTTTGGAGCTTCGGTATTGCAAATGATCCATGAAGATTTCTTGTTGAGCAAGTAATCGACTATTAAGTGTTTTTGGAGGATAtgacttattatttaatttctcttcttttattgagttcTACAACCAATAAAGAATAAGATAGAAATAACTATAGTATATATACCAATAATTTTATTGAACAAACGggatgtttaattttttttctttgatagtCATTTGATGATAATTATTGTCATTATTGCGACTATTGAACTTGAGTATATGATGACATCATTTTTTCCCTCTCTTTTTCTTGAATATCTTGcattcaatcatcaaacatttTCTCTTTATAAATTTGGTTGActcaaaaatgaaaatgaaaatgaaaaagaatatATCTTATTGACTAGGttcaacttttaaatttttaaatcattttatGAAGTTAAGGACCATGTGCAAATTTTGTCCTTAGAGGCCAAGATTAATAACTTTGTAATATTATATTCTA
The genomic region above belongs to Solanum dulcamara chromosome 5, daSolDulc1.2, whole genome shotgun sequence and contains:
- the LOC129888896 gene encoding serine/arginine-rich splicing factor RSZ22A isoform X2; translated protein: MGLFTSCMGQGYYSEMSRVYVGNLDPRVTERELEDEFRVFGVIRSVWVARRPPGYAFIDFDDRRDAQDAIRDLDGKNGWRVELSHNSRGERGGGRGGGRGRSGSDLKCYECGESGHFARECRVRGGPGPGKRRSRSPPRYRRSPSYGRRSYSPRGRSPRRRSVSPRGRSYSRSPYRGRDEVPYSNGNGLRDRIRSRS
- the LOC129888896 gene encoding serine/arginine-rich splicing factor RSZ22A isoform X1 is translated as MSRVYVGNLDPRVTERELEDEFRVFGVIRSVWVARRPPGYAFIDFDDRRDAQDAIRDLDGKNGWRVELSHNSRGERGGGRGGGRGRSGSDLKCYECGESGHFARECRVRGGPGPGKRRSRSPPRYRRSPSYGRRSYSPRGRSPRRRSVSPRGRSYSRSPYRGRDEVPYSNGNGLRDRIRSRS